TTTTTCAAATGTTTGAAATTTGTAAAGAAACTGGTAAAGATTACTTTATGTATGAAAATGAAAAAATTTCTATTGCAGGCAAGAGTCTTGAAGAGTTTTCAAAAGAATTTAATGATACCCGTCAACCTTTAATGATTTTAGAGCAATTAGAAACAGCTTATAAACTAATTGCTTTACGAACTAAATTTGATGCAATTGTTGTCGCTAAATTGAATAGTGAAAATTGTGAATATGTTACTAGTGATAATCCTGTCATTGCAAGCAATCCATCTGGCGAAAGATTAATCCCTTTTAATCACGAAAATTTATTATACTTACCTTTAGACTCTAAACATATGCTTATGCTAATCCCTGAAGTTGTAGAAGGTAATGAAAATAAAATTTTTAGAAAGTTATACAACGATTATAGAAGTAAATTCTCTAGGATAACTTCTAATTTTCAACAGATGGCAAATTCGGAAAATTTTATTTTCGGATCAGAAGCAAGTCTTCATTTGTATTTAAAAACGAAATCTCTAACGGAAGATCCCTTAACAGATAAACAAATTAGTGATCCCAATATTATTGAAAAAATTTTATCTCAAATAGATTAAAAAAGTTACCAAAAAAAGAATCATTTGTTTATCTAATACGGTTTTCCGTAATAAAAAGATATTAAATTCTTTTACATTTGAAAATATTTTTTTTACGCTTTTTTTTTATTAAAATTTAATTTTATTACTTCTGAATCCAATGATATTAAGTGAAACAATAGATCCTTTAACCAATATTATTAAAACTAAGATTCTAATTTTACCAGCACACCATGGTGACTG
This portion of the Flavobacterium panacagri genome encodes:
- a CDS encoding DUF4238 domain-containing protein, which produces MSELVKRQHFVPRTYLKHFGILRGKEFLINVLPSSENDMTKVFQTNIKRIAFENNLYTMPGETIEQKMAIEKFYADELEQHYDRIYQILVDPTRNTITSEERDLIISTVVTMYYRTTKWVNLSKNLMSRIFFQMFEICKETGKDYFMYENEKISIAGKSLEEFSKEFNDTRQPLMILEQLETAYKLIALRTKFDAIVVAKLNSENCEYVTSDNPVIASNPSGERLIPFNHENLLYLPLDSKHMLMLIPEVVEGNENKIFRKLYNDYRSKFSRITSNFQQMANSENFIFGSEASLHLYLKTKSLTEDPLTDKQISDPNIIEKILSQID